From Caretta caretta isolate rCarCar2 chromosome 3, rCarCar1.hap1, whole genome shotgun sequence, a single genomic window includes:
- the CCDC85A gene encoding coiled-coil domain-containing protein 85A isoform X6, which translates to MSKTADSGGAAPAEDLSKVSDEELLKWSKEELIRSLRRAEAEKMSAMLDHSNLIREVNRRLQLHLGEIRGLKDINQKLQEDNQELRDLCCFLDDDRQKGKKVSREWQRLGRYSAGVMHKEVALYLQKLKELEVRQEEVVKENMELKELCVLLDEEKSGGAGSRSSIDSQISLCQLNATSTYIRDVGDGSSTSSTGSTDSPDHHKHHPNTSPEHLQKSRGEGSPEHQKHRSLSPEHLQKPKSSGSPDHQKHLKGPSPEHHKNVGKGSPEQQKHSSSSPETLPKHILSSSPEHFQKHRPSSSPEHQKHSSSSPEHLQKHTLSGSTEHLQKVRGTSPEHLKQHYGGSPEHLKHLSGGSREGTLRRQVADDMSPHHRSVYNGMNGCVAEAWRCCRFMSWN; encoded by the exons ATGTCTAAGACGGCGGATAGCGGCGGAGCGGCTCCAGCCGAGGACCTGTCCAAGGTGTCCGACGAGGAGCTGCTGAAGTGGAGCAAGGAGGAGCTGATCCGCAGCCTGCGCAGGGCCGAGGCGGAGAAGATGAGCGCGATGCTGGACCACAGCAACCTCATCCGGGAGGTGAACCGCCGCCTGCAGCTCCACCTCGGCGAGATCCGCGGCCTCAAG gaTATCAATCAGAAGTTGCAAGAAGATAACCAAGAACTGAGAGACCTTTGCTGTTTTCTGGACGATGATAGGCAGAAAGGCAAGAAGGTATCACGAGAGTGGCAGAGATTGGGCAGGTACAGTGCTGGGGTTATGCACAAAGAGGTTGCCTTATATTTACAGAAACTGAAAGAATTGGAAGTGAGACAAGAAGAAGTGGTTAAAGAAAACATGGAACTGAAAGAACTGTGTGTTTTGCTTGATGAAGAGAAAAGTGGTGGAGCAGGCAGCAGGAGTTCCATTGACAGCCAAATCAGCCTCTGCCAGCTAAATGCAACAAGTACTTACATACGAGATGTTGGTGATGGGAGCAGCACCTCTAGCACTGGAAGTACGGACAGTCCAGACCATCATAAACACCATCCAAATACTAGTCCTGAACATCTCCAAAAAAGTAGGGGCGAAGGAAGCCCTGAGCATCAAAAACATAGGAGTCTTAGCCCAGAGCATCTCCAAAAACCTAAGAGTTCTGGAAGTCCCGATCACCAGAAGCATCTAAAAGGACCAAGTCCAGAacatcataaaaatgttggcaaaggTAGTCCTGAACAGCAAAAGCACTCCAGTAGTAGTCCAGAAACTCTTCCAAAGCACATTTTAAGTAGTAGtcctgaacattttcaaaaacatagGCCTAGTAGTAGCCCAGAGCATCAaaagcacagcagcagcagccctgagcATCTTCAAAAACACACATTGAGTGGAAGCACAGAACATCTCCAGAAAGTGAGGGGGACAAGCCCTGAGCATCTCAAACAACATTATGGAGGGAGTCCGGAGCATCTCAAACATCTCAGTGGGGGCAGCAGAGAAGGTACCCTAAGGAGACAAGTAGCAGATGATATGTCACCTCATCACAGGAGTGTATACAATGGAATGAATG
- the CCDC85A gene encoding coiled-coil domain-containing protein 85A isoform X8, producing the protein MSKTADSGGAAPAEDLSKVSDEELLKWSKEELIRSLRRAEAEKMSAMLDHSNLIREVNRRLQLHLGEIRGLKDINQKLQEDNQELRDLCCFLDDDRQKGKKVSREWQRLGRYSAGVMHKEVALYLQKLKELEVRQEEVVKENMELKELCVLLDEEKSGGAGSRSSIDSQISLCQLNATSTYIRDVGDGSSTSSTGSTDSPDHHKHHPNTSPEHLQKSRGEGSPEHQKHRSLSPEHLQKPKSSGSPDHQKHLKGPSPEHHKNVGKGSPEQQKHSSSSPETLPKHILSSSPEHFQKHRPSSSPEHQKHSSSSPEHLQKHTLSGSTEHLQKVRGTSPEHLKQHYGGSPEHLKHLSGGSREGTLRRQVADDMSPHHRSVYNGMNDRYSTRPKD; encoded by the exons ATGTCTAAGACGGCGGATAGCGGCGGAGCGGCTCCAGCCGAGGACCTGTCCAAGGTGTCCGACGAGGAGCTGCTGAAGTGGAGCAAGGAGGAGCTGATCCGCAGCCTGCGCAGGGCCGAGGCGGAGAAGATGAGCGCGATGCTGGACCACAGCAACCTCATCCGGGAGGTGAACCGCCGCCTGCAGCTCCACCTCGGCGAGATCCGCGGCCTCAAG gaTATCAATCAGAAGTTGCAAGAAGATAACCAAGAACTGAGAGACCTTTGCTGTTTTCTGGACGATGATAGGCAGAAAGGCAAGAAGGTATCACGAGAGTGGCAGAGATTGGGCAGGTACAGTGCTGGGGTTATGCACAAAGAGGTTGCCTTATATTTACAGAAACTGAAAGAATTGGAAGTGAGACAAGAAGAAGTGGTTAAAGAAAACATGGAACTGAAAGAACTGTGTGTTTTGCTTGATGAAGAGAAAAGTGGTGGAGCAGGCAGCAGGAGTTCCATTGACAGCCAAATCAGCCTCTGCCAGCTAAATGCAACAAGTACTTACATACGAGATGTTGGTGATGGGAGCAGCACCTCTAGCACTGGAAGTACGGACAGTCCAGACCATCATAAACACCATCCAAATACTAGTCCTGAACATCTCCAAAAAAGTAGGGGCGAAGGAAGCCCTGAGCATCAAAAACATAGGAGTCTTAGCCCAGAGCATCTCCAAAAACCTAAGAGTTCTGGAAGTCCCGATCACCAGAAGCATCTAAAAGGACCAAGTCCAGAacatcataaaaatgttggcaaaggTAGTCCTGAACAGCAAAAGCACTCCAGTAGTAGTCCAGAAACTCTTCCAAAGCACATTTTAAGTAGTAGtcctgaacattttcaaaaacatagGCCTAGTAGTAGCCCAGAGCATCAaaagcacagcagcagcagccctgagcATCTTCAAAAACACACATTGAGTGGAAGCACAGAACATCTCCAGAAAGTGAGGGGGACAAGCCCTGAGCATCTCAAACAACATTATGGAGGGAGTCCGGAGCATCTCAAACATCTCAGTGGGGGCAGCAGAGAAGGTACCCTAAGGAGACAAGTAGCAGATGATATGTCACCTCATCACAGGAGTGTATACAATGGAATGAATG
- the CCDC85A gene encoding coiled-coil domain-containing protein 85A isoform X7, translated as MSKTADSGGAAPAEDLSKVSDEELLKWSKEELIRSLRRAEAEKMSAMLDHSNLIREVNRRLQLHLGEIRGLKDINQKLQEDNQELRDLCCFLDDDRQKGKKVSREWQRLGRYSAGVMHKEVALYLQKLKELEVRQEEVVKENMELKELCVLLDEEKSGGAGSRSSIDSQISLCQLNATSTYIRDVGDGSSTSSTGSTDSPDHHKHHPNTSPEHLQKSRGEGSPEHQKHRSLSPEHLQKPKSSGSPDHQKHLKGPSPEHHKNVGKGSPEQQKHSSSSPETLPKHILSSSPEHFQKHRPSSSPEHQKHSSSSPEHLQKHTLSGSTEHLQKVRGTSPEHLKQHYGGSPEHLKHLSGGSREGTLRRQVADDMSPHHRSVYNGMNDLEPPRSKALQS; from the exons ATGTCTAAGACGGCGGATAGCGGCGGAGCGGCTCCAGCCGAGGACCTGTCCAAGGTGTCCGACGAGGAGCTGCTGAAGTGGAGCAAGGAGGAGCTGATCCGCAGCCTGCGCAGGGCCGAGGCGGAGAAGATGAGCGCGATGCTGGACCACAGCAACCTCATCCGGGAGGTGAACCGCCGCCTGCAGCTCCACCTCGGCGAGATCCGCGGCCTCAAG gaTATCAATCAGAAGTTGCAAGAAGATAACCAAGAACTGAGAGACCTTTGCTGTTTTCTGGACGATGATAGGCAGAAAGGCAAGAAGGTATCACGAGAGTGGCAGAGATTGGGCAGGTACAGTGCTGGGGTTATGCACAAAGAGGTTGCCTTATATTTACAGAAACTGAAAGAATTGGAAGTGAGACAAGAAGAAGTGGTTAAAGAAAACATGGAACTGAAAGAACTGTGTGTTTTGCTTGATGAAGAGAAAAGTGGTGGAGCAGGCAGCAGGAGTTCCATTGACAGCCAAATCAGCCTCTGCCAGCTAAATGCAACAAGTACTTACATACGAGATGTTGGTGATGGGAGCAGCACCTCTAGCACTGGAAGTACGGACAGTCCAGACCATCATAAACACCATCCAAATACTAGTCCTGAACATCTCCAAAAAAGTAGGGGCGAAGGAAGCCCTGAGCATCAAAAACATAGGAGTCTTAGCCCAGAGCATCTCCAAAAACCTAAGAGTTCTGGAAGTCCCGATCACCAGAAGCATCTAAAAGGACCAAGTCCAGAacatcataaaaatgttggcaaaggTAGTCCTGAACAGCAAAAGCACTCCAGTAGTAGTCCAGAAACTCTTCCAAAGCACATTTTAAGTAGTAGtcctgaacattttcaaaaacatagGCCTAGTAGTAGCCCAGAGCATCAaaagcacagcagcagcagccctgagcATCTTCAAAAACACACATTGAGTGGAAGCACAGAACATCTCCAGAAAGTGAGGGGGACAAGCCCTGAGCATCTCAAACAACATTATGGAGGGAGTCCGGAGCATCTCAAACATCTCAGTGGGGGCAGCAGAGAAGGTACCCTAAGGAGACAAGTAGCAGATGATATGTCACCTCATCACAGGAGTGTATACAATGGAATGAATG
- the CCDC85A gene encoding coiled-coil domain-containing protein 85A isoform X5, whose product MSKTADSGGAAPAEDLSKVSDEELLKWSKEELIRSLRRAEAEKMSAMLDHSNLIREVNRRLQLHLGEIRGLKDINQKLQEDNQELRDLCCFLDDDRQKGKKVSREWQRLGRYSAGVMHKEVALYLQKLKELEVRQEEVVKENMELKELCVLLDEEKSGGAGSRSSIDSQISLCQLNATSTYIRDVGDGSSTSSTGSTDSPDHHKHHPNTSPEHLQKSRGEGSPEHQKHRSLSPEHLQKPKSSGSPDHQKHLKGPSPEHHKNVGKGSPEQQKHSSSSPETLPKHILSSSPEHFQKHRPSSSPEHQKHSSSSPEHLQKHTLSGSTEHLQKVRGTSPEHLKQHYGGSPEHLKHLSGGSREGTLRRQVADDMSPHHRSVYNGMNDSTLSYVRQLEARVRQLEEENRMLPQMSLCI is encoded by the exons ATGTCTAAGACGGCGGATAGCGGCGGAGCGGCTCCAGCCGAGGACCTGTCCAAGGTGTCCGACGAGGAGCTGCTGAAGTGGAGCAAGGAGGAGCTGATCCGCAGCCTGCGCAGGGCCGAGGCGGAGAAGATGAGCGCGATGCTGGACCACAGCAACCTCATCCGGGAGGTGAACCGCCGCCTGCAGCTCCACCTCGGCGAGATCCGCGGCCTCAAG gaTATCAATCAGAAGTTGCAAGAAGATAACCAAGAACTGAGAGACCTTTGCTGTTTTCTGGACGATGATAGGCAGAAAGGCAAGAAGGTATCACGAGAGTGGCAGAGATTGGGCAGGTACAGTGCTGGGGTTATGCACAAAGAGGTTGCCTTATATTTACAGAAACTGAAAGAATTGGAAGTGAGACAAGAAGAAGTGGTTAAAGAAAACATGGAACTGAAAGAACTGTGTGTTTTGCTTGATGAAGAGAAAAGTGGTGGAGCAGGCAGCAGGAGTTCCATTGACAGCCAAATCAGCCTCTGCCAGCTAAATGCAACAAGTACTTACATACGAGATGTTGGTGATGGGAGCAGCACCTCTAGCACTGGAAGTACGGACAGTCCAGACCATCATAAACACCATCCAAATACTAGTCCTGAACATCTCCAAAAAAGTAGGGGCGAAGGAAGCCCTGAGCATCAAAAACATAGGAGTCTTAGCCCAGAGCATCTCCAAAAACCTAAGAGTTCTGGAAGTCCCGATCACCAGAAGCATCTAAAAGGACCAAGTCCAGAacatcataaaaatgttggcaaaggTAGTCCTGAACAGCAAAAGCACTCCAGTAGTAGTCCAGAAACTCTTCCAAAGCACATTTTAAGTAGTAGtcctgaacattttcaaaaacatagGCCTAGTAGTAGCCCAGAGCATCAaaagcacagcagcagcagccctgagcATCTTCAAAAACACACATTGAGTGGAAGCACAGAACATCTCCAGAAAGTGAGGGGGACAAGCCCTGAGCATCTCAAACAACATTATGGAGGGAGTCCGGAGCATCTCAAACATCTCAGTGGGGGCAGCAGAGAAGGTACCCTAAGGAGACAAGTAGCAGATGATATGTCACCTCATCACAGGAGTGTATACAATGGAATGAATG